One Glycine soja cultivar W05 chromosome 2, ASM419377v2, whole genome shotgun sequence genomic region harbors:
- the LOC114385602 gene encoding protein LAZY 1-like isoform X1, whose translation MKLLGWMHRKLRQNSSEPFKDLVIGNSCNCLSGQAPLDDEQVYQKPSLGVKLSKHAQKGHNNLRNSFAGVEAARVDEDYEGEYFPGFLAIGTLGSEPISDPSTTPSFPISVESITEKEDEVTENDLKLINDELEKVLGAETKDDVSIDSSRRTSHVSTGRSSHVSTGRSSHASIITLSGKPIEGTEANGNGAAICPLQGYLFGTAIELSETTTTAAAKKEHRTSLGELFQRSKSSEENFGAKCEKEDKRAEKEVDKSSMNLMKEKLKKRMLHAYSKNSTSINGGPIDSASAETKLNKILHMFRKKVHPESSTAAQKSGKHHKNQKKKKTINNGGYNKSDLVHPEEDSSVNREYWIKTDADYLVLEL comes from the exons ATGAAG TTACTAGGCTGGATGCACAGGAAACTTCGCCAGAATAGTAGTGAGCCATTCAAGGACTTGGTCATTG GGAATTCTTGCAATTGTCTTTCAGGGCAGGCACCACTTGATGATGAACAAGTATATCAGAAACCAAGCCTTGGGGTCAAACTTTCCAAACATGCTCAGAAAGGTCACAACAACCTTAGAAACTCTTTTGCTGGTGTAGAAGCAGCAAGGGTAGATGAAGACTATGAGGGAGAATACTTCCCTGGCTTCCTTGCAATTGGAACTCTTGGTTCAGAACCAATATCCGACCCATCAACAACACCATCATTTCCCATTTCTGTTGAGAGCATAACtgaaaaagaagatgaagtcactGAGAATGATCTGAAGCTCATCAATGATGAGCTGGAGAAAGTGCTAGGAGCTGAAACCAAGGATGATGTCAGCATTGACTCATCAAGGAGGACTAGCCATGTTAGCACTGGGAGAAGCAGCCATGTCAGCACTGGGAGAAGCAGCCATGCGAGTATAATAACACTCAGTGGAAAGCCAATAGAAGGCACAGAAGCAAATGGAAATGGTGCTGCAATTTGTCCACTCCAGGGATATCTCTTTGGAACAGCTATTGAACTGTCTGAAACAACAACAACTGCAgcagcaaagaaagaacatagGACTTCGCTCGGGGAACTGTTTCAGAGAAGCAAATCATCTGAGGAGAATTTCGGTGCAAAATGCGAAAAGGAGGACAAAAGAGCCGAGAAGGAAGTGGACAAGTCTTCCATGAACCTGATGAAAGAAAAGCTGAAGAAAAGAATGCTCCATGCTTATTCCAAGAATTCTACTTCAATAAATGGTGGGCCTATTGATTCTGCTTCTGCTGAGACAAAACTGAATAAG ATTCTCCATATGTTCCGCAAGAAAGTTCACCCTGAAAGTTCAACAGCTGCACAAAAATCTGGTAAACACCATAAGaaccagaagaagaagaaaacaatcaATAATGGAGGCTACAACAAAAGTGACCTGGTGCATCCAGAGGAAGATTCATCTGTCAACAGGGAGTACTGGATCAAAACAGATGCAGATT ACTTAGTTCTAGAGCTGTGA
- the LOC114385602 gene encoding protein LAZY 1-like isoform X2, with amino-acid sequence MKLLGWMHRKLRQNSSEPFKDLVIGQAPLDDEQVYQKPSLGVKLSKHAQKGHNNLRNSFAGVEAARVDEDYEGEYFPGFLAIGTLGSEPISDPSTTPSFPISVESITEKEDEVTENDLKLINDELEKVLGAETKDDVSIDSSRRTSHVSTGRSSHVSTGRSSHASIITLSGKPIEGTEANGNGAAICPLQGYLFGTAIELSETTTTAAAKKEHRTSLGELFQRSKSSEENFGAKCEKEDKRAEKEVDKSSMNLMKEKLKKRMLHAYSKNSTSINGGPIDSASAETKLNKILHMFRKKVHPESSTAAQKSGKHHKNQKKKKTINNGGYNKSDLVHPEEDSSVNREYWIKTDADYLVLEL; translated from the exons ATGAAG TTACTAGGCTGGATGCACAGGAAACTTCGCCAGAATAGTAGTGAGCCATTCAAGGACTTGGTCATTG GGCAGGCACCACTTGATGATGAACAAGTATATCAGAAACCAAGCCTTGGGGTCAAACTTTCCAAACATGCTCAGAAAGGTCACAACAACCTTAGAAACTCTTTTGCTGGTGTAGAAGCAGCAAGGGTAGATGAAGACTATGAGGGAGAATACTTCCCTGGCTTCCTTGCAATTGGAACTCTTGGTTCAGAACCAATATCCGACCCATCAACAACACCATCATTTCCCATTTCTGTTGAGAGCATAACtgaaaaagaagatgaagtcactGAGAATGATCTGAAGCTCATCAATGATGAGCTGGAGAAAGTGCTAGGAGCTGAAACCAAGGATGATGTCAGCATTGACTCATCAAGGAGGACTAGCCATGTTAGCACTGGGAGAAGCAGCCATGTCAGCACTGGGAGAAGCAGCCATGCGAGTATAATAACACTCAGTGGAAAGCCAATAGAAGGCACAGAAGCAAATGGAAATGGTGCTGCAATTTGTCCACTCCAGGGATATCTCTTTGGAACAGCTATTGAACTGTCTGAAACAACAACAACTGCAgcagcaaagaaagaacatagGACTTCGCTCGGGGAACTGTTTCAGAGAAGCAAATCATCTGAGGAGAATTTCGGTGCAAAATGCGAAAAGGAGGACAAAAGAGCCGAGAAGGAAGTGGACAAGTCTTCCATGAACCTGATGAAAGAAAAGCTGAAGAAAAGAATGCTCCATGCTTATTCCAAGAATTCTACTTCAATAAATGGTGGGCCTATTGATTCTGCTTCTGCTGAGACAAAACTGAATAAG ATTCTCCATATGTTCCGCAAGAAAGTTCACCCTGAAAGTTCAACAGCTGCACAAAAATCTGGTAAACACCATAAGaaccagaagaagaagaaaacaatcaATAATGGAGGCTACAACAAAAGTGACCTGGTGCATCCAGAGGAAGATTCATCTGTCAACAGGGAGTACTGGATCAAAACAGATGCAGATT ACTTAGTTCTAGAGCTGTGA
- the LOC114385628 gene encoding sphingosine-1-phosphate lyase-like has product MDSSISHFRASANSFLSQYEPLALLLAPLLSLLFALALRSFFHLLSENGLKATLLGFLINSFKLVPGVKRYIDAEKQKVVDKLQSDSKSKREGWKTELPSTGLGTTVLEKMREEKINDAVWQGKCSGTVYIGGSESDGHFSLINEACSMFAHTNPLHLDVFKSVARFEAEVVAMTAALLGSKEKSSGGQICGNMTSGGTESILLAVKSSRDYMKSKKGITRPEMIIPESGHSAYDKAAQYFNIKLWRAPVNKNFQADAKAIRRHINKNTILIVGSAPGFPHGVIDPIEELGHLASSFGICFHVDLCLGGFVLPFARELGYHIPPFDFSVKGVSSISVDVHKYGLAPKGTSVVLYRNHEIRKHQFVAVTEWSGGLYVSPTIAGSRPGSLIAGAWAAMMSLGKEGYLKNTKAIMEGSRRIQKGIEEIAELFIVGKPDMTIVAFGSAVLDIFEVNDVMSSKGWHLNALQRPNSIHICVTLQHVPIVEDFLNDLKESVKTVKANPGPISGGLAPIYGAAGKMPDRGMVQELLVDYMDGTC; this is encoded by the exons ATGGATTCTTCGATCTCTCACTTCAGAGCCTCCGCGAATTCCTTCCTCTCCCAATACGAACCTCTCGCTTTGCTTCTCgctcctctcctctctctcctcTTCGCCCTCGCTCTCCGCTCCTTCTTCCACCTCCTCTCCGAGAACGGACTCAAAGCCACGCTCCTAGGGTTTCTCATTAACTCCTTCAA ATTGGTCCCAGGTGTGAAGAGATACATagatgccgaaaaacaaaag GTTGTGGATAAGTTGCAATCTGATAGTAAATCTAAAAGAGAAGGTTGGAAAACTGAGTTGCCAAGCACAGGATTAGGGACAACTGTCCTTGAGAAAATGAGAGAGGAGAAAATTAATGACGCAGTTTGGCAAGGCAAATGCTCTGGTACAGT CTACATTGGAGGAAGTGAATCTGATGgacatttttctctgataaatgAGGCATGTTCAAT GTTTGCACATACCAATCCCCTGCATTTGGATGTATTCAAGAGTGTTGCACGCTTTGAGGCAGAAGTGGTTGCAATGACAGCAGCACTTCTTGGAAGTAAGGAAAAAAGTTCTGGAGGACAAATATGTGGCAACATGACATCCGGCGGGACTGAAAGTATATTATTAGCTGTCAAATCATCTCGTGACTATATGAAATCTAAGAAAGGAATTACAAGACCTGAAAT GATTATTCCCGAGTCTGGACACTCAGCATATGACAAGGCTGCACAgtattttaatatcaaattatgGCGTGCACCAGTTAACAAGAATTTTCAAGCAGATGCGAAAGCTATTCGACGTCACATTAACAAAAATACCATCTTG ATTGTTGGATCTGCTCCTGGGTTTCCTCATGGAGTAATTGACCCCATCGAA GAACTTGGTCATCTGGCATCAAGCTTTGGTATTTGTTTCCATGTGGACCTTTGCCTTGGTGGCTTTGTACTACCATTTGCTCGTGAGCTTGG GTACCACATTCcaccttttgatttttctgttaaAGGGGTTTCTTCAATATCAGTTGATGTACATAAATACGGTTTAGCTCCCAAAGGAACAAGTGTAGTTCTTTATAGAAACCATGAAATCAGAAAG CATCAATTTGTTGCTG TTACCGAATGGTCTGGTGGGTTGTATGTGTCTCCAACCATAGCTGGAAGCAGGCCTGGAAGTCTTATTGCTGGTGCATGGGCAGCGATGATGTCTCTAGGGAAAGAAG GTTACTTGAAAAATACAAAAGCAATTATGGAAGGGTCAAGAAGAATACAGAAAGG CATAGAGGAGATTGCTGAGTTGTTTATTGTTGGAAAACCTGACATGACGATAGTGGCTTTTGGATCTGCTGTTCTGGATATATTCGAAGTCAATGATGTTATGTCATCCAAAGGGTGGCATTTGAATGCATTACAGAGACCCAACAG CATCCATATCTGTGTGACCCTGCAACATGTGCCAATTGTTGAAGACTTTCTCAATGATTTGAAGGAATCTGTGAAAACT GTGAAAGCAAATCCAGGTCCAATAAGTGGAGGCCTAGCACCTATATATGGTGCCGCAGGGAAGATGCCAGATAGAGGCATGGTCCAGGAATTGCTGGTAGATTATATGGATGGTACCTGCTAA
- the LOC114385645 gene encoding eukaryotic translation initiation factor 3 subunit H-like, whose product MATTTTPARSFLQVAATEEAAPPLRVVQIEGLVILKIIKHCKDHSPSLVTGQLLGLDVGSVLEVTNCFPFPMREEDEEIEADGANYQLEMMRCLREVNVDNNTVGWYQSTLLGSFQTVELIETFMNYQENIRRCVCIIYDPSRSDQGVLALKALKLSDSFMELYRSNNFTGEKLREKNLSWVDIFEEIPIKVSNSALISAFMTELEPDTPVTQCDYDRLQLSTSSLMERNTEFLIECMDDLSLEQQKFQFYYRSLSRQQAQQQAWLQKRRAENMARKAAGEEPLPEEDPSNPIFKPLPEPSRLESFLITNQISNYCNQINGVSGQSFNRLYLMKALHED is encoded by the exons ATGGCTACCACCACCA CTCCTGCTAGATCTTTTCTCCAAGTCGCCGCTACAGAGGAGGCCGCGCCGCCTCTCAGAGTCGTTCAGATTGAAGGACTG GTTATTCTGAAGATAATTAAGCATTGTAAGGACCACTCGCCTTCTTTAGTCACTGGACAACTTCTTGGGTTGGATGTTGGCAGTGTTCTTGAAGTTACCAACTGCTTCCCCTTTCCA ATGAGGGAAGAGGATGAGGAAATTGAAGCTGATGGTGCTAATTATCAGCTTGAAATGATGAGGTGCCTGAGGGAGGTTAATGTTGACAACAACACCGTTGGGTG GTACCAGTCTACATTGCTTGGCTCCTTTCAGACTGTGGAGCTTATTGAAACCTTTATGAACTACCAG GAGAATATTAGACGCTGTGTTTGCATAATATATGATCCATCAAGGTCTGATCAAGGTGTTCTAGCTCTGAAGGCCTTGAAGCTTTCTGACTCATTCATGGAACTCTATCGCAGCAATAATTTTACTGGAGAGAA ATTGAGGGAGAAGAACTTATCATGGGTGGATATCTTTGAGGAAATACCG ATCAAAGTTTCAAATTCTGCACTTATCAGTGCCTTTATGACAGAGCTAGAACCTGATACTCCAGTCACCCAG TGTGATTATGATCGCTTGCAATTGTCAACCAGTTCATTAATGGAGAGGAATACAGAATTTTTGATTGAATGCATGGATGACTTGTCACTAGAACAACAAAAG ttCCAATTCTACTATCGGAGCCTGTCTCGTCAACAAGCTCAGCAGCAAGCATGGCTTCAAAAGAGAAG GGCGGAGAACATGGCTCGTAAAGCTGCTGGAGAAGAACCTTTGCCGGAGGAAGATCCTTCAAATCCAATTTTCAAGCCGCTCCCAGAGCCATCCCGGTTGGAGAGCTTCCTCATaacaaatcaaatttccaaCTACTGCAATCAAATCAATGG GGTGTCAGGGCAGAGCTTTAACAGACTCTATTTGATGAAGGCTTTGCATGAGGATTGA
- the LOC114385653 gene encoding probably inactive leucine-rich repeat receptor-like protein kinase At3g28040, translating to MSSFQFHLRVLSLLISVSYLLTCLGNNDIPVQLNDDVLGLIVFKSDLDDPSSYLASWNEDDANPCSWQFVQCNPESGRVSEVSLDGLGLSGKIGRGLEKLQHLTVLSLSHNSLSGSISPSLTLSNSLERLNLSHNALSGSIPTSFVNMNSIRFLDLSENSFSGPVPESFFESCSSLHHISLARNIFDGPVPGSLSRCSSLNSINLSNNRFSGNVDFSGIWSLNRLRTLDLSNNALSGSLPNGISSIHNFKEILLQGNQFSGPLSTDIGFCLHLSRLDFSDNQLSGELPESLGMLSSLSYFKASNNHFNSEFPQWIGNMTNLEYLELSNNQFTGSIPQSIGELRSLTHLSISNNKLVGTIPSSLSSCTKLSVVQLRGNGFNGTIPEALFGLGLEDIDLSHNGLSGSIPPGSSRLLETLTNLDLSDNHLQGNIPAETGLLSKLRYLNLSWNDLHSQMPPEFGLLQNLTVLDLRNSALHGSIPADICDSGNLAVLQLDGNSFEGNIPSEIGNCSSLYLLSSSHNNLTGSIPKSMAKLNKLKILKLEFNELSGEIPMELGMLQSLLAVNISYNRLTGRLPTSSIFQNLDKSSLEGNLGLCSPLLKGPCKMNVPKPLVLDPNAYNNQISPQRQRNESSESGQVHRHRFLSVSAIVAISASFVIVLGVIAVSLLNVSVRRRLTFVDNALESMCSSSSRSGSPATGKLILFDSHSSPDWISNPESLLNKASEIGEGVFGTLYKVPLGSQGRMVAIKKLISSNIIQYPEDFDREVRILGKARHPNLIALKGYYWTPQLQLLVTEFAPNGSLQAKLHERLPSSPPLSWAIRFKILLGTAKGLAHLHHSFRPPIIHYNIKPSNILLDENYNAKISDFGLARLLTKLDRHVMSNRFQSALGYVAPELACQSLRVNEKCDVYGFGVMILELVTGRRPVEYGEDNVLILNDHVRVLLEHGNVLECVDQSMSEYPEDEVLPVLKLAMVCTSQIPSSRPTMAEVVQILQVIKTPVPQRMEVF from the exons atgagcaGTTTTCAGTTTCACTTGAGAGTTTTGAGTTTGCTGATTTCAGTTTCATACTTGCTGACGTGTTTGGGGAACAATGACATACCTGTCCAGTTGAATGATGATGTTCTTGGCCTAATTGTGTTCAAATCAGACCTTGATGACCCTTCTTCTTATCTTGCTTCATGGAATGAAGATGATGCCAATCCATGTTCATGGCAGTTCGTGCAGTGCAATCCTGAGAGTGGAAGAGTTTCTGAGGTCTCATTGGATGGCTTAGGACTATCTGGGAAGATTGGAAGAGGTCTTGAGAAGTTACAGCATCTAACGGTATTATCCCTTTCTCACAACAGCTTGAGTGGGAGTATTAGCCCATCACTTACTCTTTCCAATAGTCTTGAGAGGCTGAACCTTAGTCACAATGCTCTTTCTGGTTCCATTCCTACTTCTTTTGTGAATATGAATTCAATAAGATTTCTTGATCTTTCAGAGAATTCATTCTCAGGACCAGTCCCTGAGAGTTTTTTTGAGAGCTGTTCTTCTCTTCACCACATTTCTCTAGCTAGGAACATATTTGATGGACCAGTTCCTGGCTCACTGTCTAGATGTTCCTCATTGAATAGCATTAATCTTTCCAATAACCGTTTCTCCGGTAATGTAGACTTCAGTGGGATTTGGTCATTGAACAGGCTTAGGACTTTGGATCTATCCAACAATGCCTTATCAGGGTCTTTACCTAATGGAATTTCATCCATACATAACTTTAAAGAGATCTTATTACAAGGTAACCAGTTTTCAGGTCCATTATCCACTGATATTGGATTCTGCCTGCATCTGAGTAGGTTGGATTTCAGTGATAATCAGTTGAGTGGAGAACTACCTGAGTCACTAGGGATGCTAAGTTCTTTGAGCTATTTCAAGGCATCAAACAATCATTTCAACAGTGAATTCCCTCAATGGATTGGTAACATGACCAATCTGGAGTACCTAGAGCTCTCAAACAATCAGTTCACTGGAAGCATCCCACAGTCAATAGGGGAACTGAGATCACTGACTCACCTGAGCATTTCAAATAACAAGCTTGTTGGAACTATTCCATCATCATTGAGTTCCTGCACAAAGTTATCTGTGGTCCAGCTCAGAGGTAATGGTTTCAATGGCACCATTCCAGAGGCTTTGTTTGGCCTAGGATTGGAGGACATAGACTTGTCCCATAATGGATTGAGTGGCTCAATTCCACCAGGATCAAGCAGGCTCTTGGAAACTCTCACCAACTTGGATCTTTCAGATAACCATCTCCAAGGGAATATCCCTGCAGAAACTGGTCTTCTTTCAAAACTAAGATATTTGAATCTGTCTTGGAATGATCTTCATTCTCAGATGCCTCCAGAATTCGGCCTCCTTCAGAACCTGACGGTTTTGGATCTTCGCAACAGTGCCTTGCACGGTTCAATTCCAGCAGATATATGTGACTCAGGCAATTTAGCTGTCCTCCAACTTGATGGAAATTCATTTGAAGGGAATATTCCGTCCGAGATTGGAAATTGTAGCTCTCTTTACTTGCT GAGTTCGTCTCACAATAATTTGACAGGTTCAATTCCAAAGTCCATGGCAAAGCTAAACAAGCTCAAAATCCTCAAGCTGGAATTTAATGAGCTTAGTGGAGAGATACCAATGGAGCTTGGAATGCTGCAGAGTCTTCTTGCTGTGAACATATCCTACAACAGGCTCACAGGCAGGCTTCCTACAAGTAGCATATTTCAAAACTTGGACAAAAGTTCATTGGAGGGAAACCTGGGTCTTTGCTCACCCTTGTTGAAGGGTCCATGTAAGATGAATGTCCCCAAACCACTAGTGCTTGACCCAAATGCCTATAACAACCAAATAAGTCCTCAAAGGCAAAGAAACGAATCATCCGAGTCTGGCCAGGTCCATCGCCACAGGTTCCTTAGTGTATCTGCTATTGTAGCAATATCTGCATCCTTTGTCATTGTTTTAGGAGTGATTGCTGTTAGCCTACTTAATGTTTCTGTAAGGAGAAGGCTAACATTTGTGGATAATGCTTTGGAAAGCATGTGCTCAAGCTCCTCAAGATCAGGAAGTCCAGCCACAGGAAAGCTTATCCTGTTCGATTCCCATTCCTCACCTGATTGGATCAGCAATCCTGAGTCCTTGCTCAACAAGGCATCTGAGATTGGAGAAGGAGTCTTTGGAACACTCTACAAGGTTCCATTGGGATCACAAGGTAGAATGGTAGCAATCAAGAAGCTTATATCCTCAAACATAATCCAATATCCAGAAGACTTTGATAGGGAAGTTAGAATCCTAGGGAAAGCAAGGCACCCAAATCTAATTGCATTGAAAGGATACTATTGGACTCCTCAATTACAGCTTTTAGTGACCGAGTTTGCCCCAAATGGTAGCTTGCAAGCCAAGCTACATGAAAGGCTTCCTTCAAGTCCTCCTCTTTCTTGGGCTATAAGGTTCAAAATCTTGCTTGGAACAGCAAAGGGGCTTGCTCATTTGCACCACTCTTTCCGTCCGCCGATCATCCACTACAACATAAAGCCAAGTAACATTTTGCTTGACGAAAATTACAATGCCAAGATCTCGGATTTCGGGTTGGCTCGGCTTCTGACAAAGCTGGACAGGCATGTGATGAGCAACAGGTTTCAGAGTGCATTAGGATATGTGGCACCAGAATTAGCATGCCAGAGCTTAAGGGTCAATGAGAAATGTGATGTCTACGGTTTTGGAGTGATGATCCTTGAGCTGGTGACAGGTAGGAGGCCAGTGGAGTATGGAGAAGACAATGTGCTGATACTGAATGACCATGTGAGGGTGTTGCTTGAGCATGGTAATGTGTTGGAGTGTGTGGATCAAAGCATGAGTGAGTATCCAGAAGATGAGGTGTTGCCTGTTCTGAAGCTAGCAATGGTATGCACCTCTCAAATTCCTTCTAGCAGGCCTACTATGGCTGAAGTGGTGCAAATACTGCAGGTCATTAAAACCCCGGTTCCTCAAAGGATGGAAGTGTTTTGA